One part of the Ochotona princeps isolate mOchPri1 chromosome 3, mOchPri1.hap1, whole genome shotgun sequence genome encodes these proteins:
- the LOC131479870 gene encoding syncytin-1-like, whose protein sequence is MPVIIVQTVFYPVILLVILNDRAQAGLDNPQTAHILLQKYQPCGCAGGRRSGTVPDGLSPTYKQDCGSEIAYLPIHRNGVGNGQWICVPKPRPSSLGPNEECPRECNQIVYSSVHSACYSSWSTCNLGPRQLLYAVITGEWKGSFGSELSPTRYHSKPCPTKGTTVCWSQTAPLGMTDGGGPQDLIRQQQTKRTLEKIYDSVYPSLYYHPLARIHSKGLEGLDANTADVLNGAHQLLNTTNPNVAEGCWLCLRQGPFTPVAIGMQQDKILQVSDTQACFPMSPFIVSVAPNIGNETCLYKPPDNETGNIDVGRATFCVNFINVSTPLCAPNSTVFVCGENLAYTLLPANWTGACAMAYLLPDIEVIRGDSPVPVPSFDYIAGRQKRAVQLVPLFVTIGISSALATGSAGLGVAVHKYRELSQQLINDVQTLSTTIQDIQDQIDSLAEVVLQNRRGLDLLTAEQGGICLALQERCCFYANKSGIVRDKIKMLQEDLEHRRRQLAENPLWTAWNGLLPYLLPLLGPLTGLLIVISVGPCIFNRLQQFVRDRLSVTQALVLTQHYQALKQQEELYPMP, encoded by the coding sequence atgcctgtTATTATCGTACAAACAGTTTTTTATCCTGTGATACTTTTAGTGATTTTAAATGATAGGGCCCAGGCAGGGCTTGATAATCCCCAGACGGCACACATTCTTCTTCAGAAATACCAACCTTGTgggtgtgcaggaggcaggaggagcggGACAGTTCCGGACGGATTATCACCAACATATAAACAAGACTGTGGAAGTGAGATAGCCTACCTTCCCATTCACAGGAATGGTGTGGGGAACGGCCAGTGGATTTGTGTTCCAAAACCTAGGCCGAGTTCCCTGGGGCCCAATGAGGAATGCCCTCGAGAATGCAACCAAATTGTTTATAGCTCTGTACATTCTGCATGTTACTCTAGTTGGAGCACTTGTAATCTAGGGCCCAGACAGCTGCTTTATGCGGTCATTACTGGAGAATGGAAAGGGTCCTTTGGAAGCGAGTTATCACCTACTCGGTACCACTCAAAACCGTGCCCAACGAAGGGAACGACTGTTTGTTGGTCCCAGACAGCCCCCTTGGGAATGACGGACGGTGGAGGCCCACAAGATTTGATTAGACAGCAGCAAACAAAAAGGACTCTTGAAAAAATATATGATAGCGTATATCCCTCACTTTATTATCACCCTTTAGCCAGAATCCATTCTAAAGGACTTGAGGGACTAGATGCCAACACCGCTGACGTTCTCAATGGTGCTCATCAATTATTAAACACCACAAACCCAAACGTTGCGGAGGGCTGTTGGCTCTGCTTGCGTCAGGGACCGTTCACCCCAGTTGCGATAGGTATGCAGCAAGATAAGATCCTCCAAGTTTCTGATACTCAGGCCTGCTTTCCAATGTCCCCCTTCATTGTTTCGGTTGCCCCCAATATTGGTAATGAGACTTGCCTCTACAAGCCTCCAGATAACGAAACTGGGAACATTGATGTCGGTCGAGCCACCTTTTGTGTAAATTTTATAAACGTCTCCACCCCCCTATGTGCCCCCAATTCCACTGTATTTGTATGTGGGGAGAACTTGGCCTATACCTTGCTCCCTGCAAATTGGACTGGGGCATGCGCGATGGCATATCTTCTCCCGGATATAGAAGTTATTCGTGGAGACTCTCCAGTCCCTGTTCCTTCCTTTGATTATATAGCCGGCAGGCAGAAGCGTGCTGTGCAGCTAGTTCCCTTGTTTGTTACAATAGGAATTTCTTCAGCTTTGGCCACAGGGTCGGCAGGGTTAGGAGTGGCAGTCCATAAATATCGGGAATTGTCCCAACAGCTAATTAATGACGTACAAACTTTATCCACAACAATCCAAGATATTCAAGACCAAATAGACTCCCTGGCAGAAGTAGTTTTACAGAACCGCCGAGGCCTAGACCTACTTACTGCTGAGCAGGGAGGCATTTGCTTAGCTTTACAAGAAAGATGTTGCTTTTATGCCAATAAGTCCGGCATAGTGCgggataaaataaaaatgctccAAGAGGACCTGGAACACCGCAGACGCCAGCTGGCTGAAAACCCCTTATGGACGGCATGGAATGGTCTTTTACCGTACCTGTTACCCCTTCTAGGCCCCCTCACCGGACTATTAATAGTGATATCGGTCGGCCCCTGTATTTTTAATCGGCTACAGCAGTTTGTTCGGGACCGACTTTCAGTCACCCAAGCTTTAGTATTAACTCAACATTATCAAGCTTTAAAGCAACAGGAAGAGCTATACCCAATGCCTtag
- the LOC131479871 gene encoding LOW QUALITY PROTEIN: uncharacterized protein LOC131479871 (The sequence of the model RefSeq protein was modified relative to this genomic sequence to represent the inferred CDS: substituted 1 base at 1 genomic stop codon): MGQALVTPLSLSIDHWSEVRGRARSLSVEVKKKEWKTLCSSQWPAFGIGWPPEGTFNLSIILQVKGRVCDTSPGGHPDQVPYVVTWESLATNPPSWVKPFAAVDASPRPPPLPSPIPLNPIPSAPLITSSICPLRETDTNRGKPAVLSDGGQEDLLLSLEPPPPYPHRPTGGHPVAEPAVAPEEGAVMPDSTIPEEAQGRRLPIPTRLRLRREREGGREEEEGAWSSQLFPLRAVGEQMQYWPFFASDLYNWKTHNPPFSQDPQALTGLIESILLTHQPTWDDCQQLLRTLLTTEERHRVLLEARKNVPGADGNPTQLPNEIDAVFPLNRPDWDHNTPAGRERLRLYRQTLLAGLKGAGRRPTNLAKVRAVVQGAEETPAGFLERLMEAYRMYTPFNPASEERQSEVIMAFIGQSAPDIRNKLQRLEGLQNYNLQDLVREADKIYNKRETPEEKEERLRKLQEEREDEREKRRNQELSRILATVVHNRPETGRQIRNQGDERRPRLSRDQCAYCKEKGHWARECPKNSRNPKKMTPVLALGDXGSRGQDPPPEPRITLTVGGQPVTFLVDTGAQHSVLTSTGGPMSHKTSWVQGATGGKFYKWTTERRVDLATGTVTHSFLHVPECPYPLLGRDLLSKIGAHIKFHEGGASVSGPRGEPLYLLTLRIEDEYRLHEKRPPGGPVPSLLLKEWVESFPNAWAETGGVGLAINQPPLVINLKPTASPVAIRQYPMSREAFQGIRPHIQRLLQLGILVPCRSPWNTPLLPIKKPGTNDYRPVQDLREVNQRVEDMHPTVPNPYNLLSSLPPSHTWYTVVDLKDAFFCLRLCPQSQPLFAFEWRDPESGLAGQLTWTRLPQGFKHSPTIFDEALHRDLADFRIQQPDLILLQYVDDLLLAAPSEESCIQGTKALLKRLGELGYRASAKKAQLCQTKVTYLGYVLEGGQRWLTEARKQAVSSIPAPKSPRQLREFLGTAGFCRLWVPGFAEIAAPLYPLTKQGTKFLWESEQQEAFDRIKEALLKAPALGLPDVTRPFNLYVDERRGIAKGVLVQALGPWKRPVAYLSKKLDPVAAGWPPCLRMIAAIATLVKDSGKLTLGQQITVIAPHAVEAIVRQPPDRWLTNARMTHYQALLLAPEKIRFGPAVALNPATLLPDPGTPGDVPHNCQQILAEVHGTREDLSDQPMPDAEVTWFTDGSSYVVDGKRRAGAAVVDNEKTIWSSALAPGTSAQRAELIALTQALKLAEGKKANIYTDSRYAFATAHVHGEIYRRRGLLTSGGKEIKNKDEIVGLLQALFRPKKISIIHCPGHQKGNDPTAKGNQLADSAAKRAAEETQTLVMVETIVQKPANSDETTVRQFGTLKYTSTDETLIQQHGGEWDPKTRTWKCGDKVALPLKNSKEIVKHLHQLTHLSRRKMLALLTKEECPFHILRLPGLVQETVDLCKPCAQVNAGRLKLPPGARARGHRPGMCWEVDFTEVRPGMYGYKYLLVFVDTFSGWTEAYPTKKETAQVVVKKILEEIFPRFGLPQVLGSDNGPAFVSQVSQMMARVLGIDWKLHCAYRPQSSGQVERMNRSLKETLTKLALETGAKDWVQLLPMALFRARNTPAHHGLTPFEILYGSPPPAASLCSLDPVLYPNPPALQTHLQALRVVRDHIWKPLAEVYRDKEVPSCPHPFKEGDLVYVRRHQSKTLEPRWKGPYTVLLTTPTALKVDGISAWIHASHVKRAPPQDPTDSPSTAEPPLGAWKVQRSPNPLKLRLLKV, encoded by the coding sequence ATGGGACAAGCTTTGGTTACTCCCTTGAGTCTCTCCATTGATCACTGGTCAGAAGTCCGGGGACGAGCCCGAAGTCTATCTGTAGAAGTTAAGAAAAAGGAATGGAAGACCCTTTGTTCCTCCCAATGGCCCGCCTTTGGAATCGGGTGGCCGCCGGAGGGCACCTTTAACCTCTCTATTATTTTACAGGTGAAAGGTCGCGTATGTGACACAAGCCCGGGAGgtcacccagaccaggttcccTATGTAGTTACCTGGGAGAGTCTAGCTACAAACCCTCCTAGTTGGGTAAAGCCCTTCGCGGCTGTTGATGCTAGCCCACGGCCGCCACCCCTGCCTTCACCTATCCCTTTGAATCCCATTCCCTCAGCTCCCCTGATAACGTCTTCAATCTGCCCGCTACGAGAGACGGACACCAACCGAGGAAAGCCGGCGGTCCTCTCCGATGGTGGTCAGGAAGACCTTCTCCTATCATTAGAACctccacctccctatccccacAGGCCTACTGGAGGCCACCCAGTTGCAGAGCCGGCAGTGGCGCCAGAAGAAGGAGCTGTGATGCCTGACTCCACCATACCAGAGGAAGCGCAGGGGCGTAGATTACCGATACCCACGCGGCTCCGGCTGCGtcgggagagggaaggggggagagaggaggaagagggagcatGGTCATCTCAGCTATTTCCCCTCCGGGCCGTAGGAGAACAGATGCAGTACTGGCCTTTTTTTGCCTCGGATCTATACAATTGGAAAACCCATAACCCCCCCTTTTCTCAGGATCCGCAGGCTTTAACAGGATTAATTGAGTCTATTTTGCTGACCCATCAGCCCACGTGGGATGATTGTCAGCAGCTCCTGCGGACACTACTCACTACAGAAGAACGGCACCGAGTACTTTTGGAGGCTCGGAAGAACGTTCCTGGAGCTGATGGGAACCCGACTCAACTCCCTAATGAGATAGATGCTGTGTTTCCTCTCAATCGACCGGACTGGGACCACAATACGCCTGCCGGTAGGGAGCGTCTCCGTCTTTACCGCCAGACTCTGTTAGCGGGTCTCAAGGGCGCTGGAAGGCGACCCACCAATTTGGCCAAGGTAAGGGCAGTAGTACAGGGGGCAGAGGAAACCCCTGCGGGGTTTTTAGAAAGGCTAATGGAGGCTTACCGTATGTATACCCCTTTTAATCCGGCTAGtgaagaaagacagagtgaagttATAATGGCATTTATTGGACAGTCGGCACCGGACATAAGGAATAAGTTGCAGAGACTAGAGGGATTGCAGAATTATAATTTGCAGGATCTAGTTCGGGAGGCTGATAAGATATACAATAAGAGAGAGACTCccgaggaaaaggaagaaaggttaAGGAAGTTacaagaggagagggaggacgagagagagaaaaggcgtAATCAGGAGTTAAGTCGAATCCTGGCCACTGTAGTGCATAATAGACCAGAAACAGGGAGGCAGATCAGGAACCAGGGAGATGAAAGGCGGCCCCGGTTGAGCCGAGATCAGTGTGCTTACTGCAAAGAGAAGGGGCATTGGGCCCGAGAATGTCCCAAGAACTCACGGAACCCCAAGAAGATGACCCCCGTGCTGGCCCTTGGAGATTAGGGAAGTCGGGGCCAGGACCCCCCCCCTGAGCCCAGGATAACTCTAACCGTGGGGGGACAACCAGTCACTTTCCTGGTAGATACGGGAGCGCAGCACTCCGTGTTGACTAGCACGGGAGGGCCTATGAGTCATAAGACTTCTTGGGTACAAGGAGCTACTGGTGGAAAATTTTACAAGTGGACAACTGAACGGCGAGTAGACCTCGCCACAGGGACTGTGACACATTCATTTCTACATGTACCGGAGTGTCCCTACCCCTTGTTAGGGAGAGATTTACTATCAAAAATAGGGGCGCACATCAAGTTCCATGAGGGTGGAGCTTCAGTTTCCGGACCCAGGGGAGAGCCCTTGTACCTCTTGACCTTGAGAATAGAAGATGAATATAGATTGCATGAGAAGCGCCCCCCCGGAGGGCCTGTCCCTTCCTTGTTGCTGAAAGAATGGGTGGAAAGTTTCCCCAATGCCTGGGCCGAGACGGGAGGGGTCGGGTTGGCGATCAACCAACCACCCCTGGTGATCAACTTGAAACCCACGGCTTCTCCAGTGGCTATCAGGCAATATCCGATGTCGAGGGAAGCATTCCAGGGCATCAGACCGCATATACAGAGACTACTACAACTAGGCATCTTGGTGCCCTGCCGTTCCCCGTGGAACACTCCTCTATTGCCGATAAAGAAACCAGGGACAAATGATTACCGACCTGTCCAAGACTTAAGAGAAGTTAATCAGCGAGTCGAGGACATGCATCCAACTGTCCCCAACCCATACAATCTTTTAAGCTCCTTGCCCCCGTCTCACACCTGGTATACTGTAGTAGACCTCAaagatgccttcttttgcttaaGACTATGCCCCCAGAGCCAGCCATTGTTTGCCTTCGAATGGAGAGATCCGGAATCTGGGCTTGCTGGGCAGCTGACATGGACCAGATTGCCACAAGGGTTCAAGCACTCCCCCACCATTTTTGATGAAGCCCTCCACCGGGACCTGGCTGATTTCCGCATACAACAGCCTGACCTCATCCTTTTACAGTATGTAGATGACCTTCTCCTTGCTGCTCCTTCCGAAGAATCTTGCATACAAGGTACGAAAGCCCTTCTAAAAAGACTCGGAGAGTTGGGATACCGAGCCTCTGCTAAGAAGGCCCAACTATGCCAGACCAAAGTAACATACCTAGGATATGTCCTAGAAGGAGGACAGAGATGGCTGACAGAGGCTAGAAAACAGGCTGTGTCCTCAATACCTGCTCCCAAAAGTCCCAGGCAGCTGAGAGAGTTCCTGGGAACTGCAGGATTCTGCCGACTCTGGGTACCGGGATTCGCTGAGATCGCAGCCCCCTTGTATCCCCTAACCAAACAGGGAACAAAATTTCTATGGGAATCGGAACAGCAGGAGGCCTTCGACCGCATCAAAGAAGCCCTCTTGAAGGCCCCGGCACTGGGACTCCCTGACGTAACCAGGCCGTTTAATCTTTATGTGGATGAAAGGAGAGGAATTGCAAAAGGAGTCTTAGTACAAGCATTGGGGCCATGGAAGCGGCCAGTGGCCTATCTCTCTAAGAAACTTGATCCAGTCGCAGCGGGGTGGCCCCCATGCCTACGAATGATTGCTGCCATAGCAACTCTGGTTAAGGACTCTGGCAAGTTGACCCTTGGCCAGCAGATCACTGTGATCGCGCCACATGCTGTGGAGGCCATAGTCCGGCAGCCCCCTGACCGATGGTTAACTAATGCTCGAATGACGCATTACCAGGCATTGTTATTAGCCCCAGAAAAGATACGGTTTGGCCCTGCGGTCGCCCTGAACCCTGCCACGCTCCTCCCAGACCCTGGAACCCCGGGAGATGTTCCACACAACTGTCAGCAAATCCTTGCGGAGGTACACGGAACACGAGAGGACCTCTCTGATCAACCCATGCCAGATGCTGAGGTAACGTGGTTCACCGATGGGAGCAGTTATGTGGTGGATGGGAAACGACGGGCAGGGGCTGCGGTGGTAGACAATGAAAAGACTATTTGGTCAAGTGCCCTGGCACCGGGCACTTCAGCTCAGCGGGCAGAACTAATAGCCCTAACCCAGGCCCTGAAGCTTGCAGAAGGGAAAAAGGCTAATATTTATACTGACAGCCGCTATGCCTTTGCTACCGCACATGTGCATGGGGAAATATATCGAAGAAGAGGATTACTGACGTCAGGGggaaaagagataaagaacaaaGATGAAATTGTAGGACTCTTGCAAGCATTGTTTCGCCCCAAGAAAATCAGCATTATCCATTGCCCTGGACACCAGaagggaaatgacccaacagcaAAAGGAAACCAATTGGCAGACTCGGCTGCTAAACGGGCAGCTGAAGAGACTCAGACATTAGTCATGGTAGAGACCATTGTTCAAAAACCCGCTAACTCAGATGAGACTACAGTCCGACAATTTGGGACCCTAAAATATACCAGCACAGACGAAACCCTGATACAACAACATGGAGGGGAATGGGACCCCAAGACAAGGACTTGGAAGTGCGGAGATAAAGTCGCTTTACCTcttaaaaattcaaaggaaatagTAAAGCATCTACATCAACTTACACATTTGAGTCGCAGAAAGATGCTTGCCTTACTAACTAAAGAAGAGTGCCCCTTCCACATTCTCCGTCTGCCTGGTTTAGTTCAAGAGACTGTAGATCTTTGCAAACCATGCGCACAGGTAAATGCAGGGAGACTCAAGCTCCCCCCTGGGGCGAGAGCACGGGGTCATCGTCCAGGAATGTGTTGGGAAGTAGACTTCACTGAAGTCCGTCCAGGTATGTACGGTTATAAGTATCTTCTAGTTTTTGTGGACACCTTCTCTGGGTGGACGGAAGCGTACCCCACCAAGAAAGAAACGGCACAGGTGGTGGTAAAGAagatcttggaagaaatattCCCTCGGTTTGGACTGCCACAGGTACTTGGGTCTGACAACGGGCCGGCCTTTGTCTCCCAGGTAAGtcagatgatggccagggttttgGGGATTGATTGGAAATTGCATTGTGCCTATAGAccccagagttcaggacaggTAGAGAGAATGAATAGAAGCTTAAAAGAGACCTTGACCAAATTAGCTTTGGAGACTGGCGCTAAAGACTGGGTGCAGCTCCTACCTATGGCGCTTTTTAGGGCCAGAAACACGCCGGCCCATCATGGACTCACTCCCTTTGAAATTTTGTATGGGAGCCCGCCTCCCGCGGCTTCCTTGTGTAGCCTTGACCCGGTTTTGTATCCTAACCCTCCTGCTTTACAGACTCATCTCCAGGCTCTCCGTGTGGTGCGAGATCATATCTGGAAGCCCCTTGCGGAAGTCTATCGAGACAAGGAAGTGCCGtcctgcccacaccccttcaAGGAAGGTGACCTCGTGTATGTGAGGAGACATCAGTCAAAGACCTTGGAGCCACGTTGGAAGGGACCGTATACCGTCCTCCTCACCACTCCCACCGCCTTGAAAGTGGACGGCATCTCCGCCTGGATTCATGCGTCGCATGTAAAGAGGGCACCACCCCAGGACCCAACTGACTCCCCCTCCACTGCAGAACCACCACTTGGAGCCTGGAAAGTACAACGTTCCCCAAATCCACTTAAGctaagacttttaaaagtttaa